The sequence ACAATGCTCAACATCTTCTCTGCAACAATGTTCTGCATGATGAAATGAACCGTCTTGATTGCCGTCAGAAATTCAACTGCATCAATCTCCCCAACTGCTGCAAGCGACAATTCATTCCCGAACATCTCCTGCATTATCTTTTTGTTGAAAAACATCACTCCGGAGAATTTCTCCGTGTCATTCTTTTCCATGAGACTGATGTATTTTTTATACTGTTCTACCGTTACGGAATTGATGAAAAGTCTCTCACCTCTGCAAGTGACCTCGATTTCCGGTATCACTTGCCACTCTGAAAATTTTTCTCTATCTTCTCCATACGTTTGGTGAGGTCGTCGGCGATTCCCATGTCGATGAACTGGAACTCAAGAATCAAACCTGCTGCATCAAGTCCGGTCTCCGGATTCTTTAATTCCTCAACGGTGAACTGGTCTCCGTATGCTTTGCAGATAAAAAGACCCATCGCCTCAATGTCCTGCTTTGAATATCTCTGTTTTGCGTCGATAACCTCTGCAAGTTCGAGATATTCCGTGTATGTGTCGATTGACATTTTCGGCATTGTAAACTCTTTGTTATTGACTATAATTTTTCTTTTCATGATTTATCCTCCTGTTATATATCCTCTTATTAGCCTAAACCGCCGTTTTTCTCCTGCACTTTGCTGAACCAATTCTTGATTGCCTCTGCTGCCTTTGTATCTTCTGTTACAAGGTTTGATTCATCAACAGAAATCTCATATGCATTGTCAAGACTTCTCTCATAGAATGAACCCTTGACGCTCTTTGTTTTCGGAGACAGTTTTCCCTCTTTTGTGCTTGCCTCCTCGCTGATTCCCTCTGCAAACTTTCCGGCATACAACCACTTGAAATCATACTTTCTGTTGAGTTTTCTTTCTCTCCATCCGACAGCGACCTCCGGTGCTTTGTCGTCTGCCGTCTTTACGAGGAAACCATTCTCATACAACTGACCGAAAAGAATCTGTCTGTCCTGTGGTGCAAGGGCGTTGACCTCAAGTTCGATTTCAGTTCCCTCATATGAATTGATGACCTCCTCTGTTCCGTCGTCAGAGTAGATTTTCTCCGAACTCCATTTTTCATCAACTTTTGCTTTGATTGCTCTTGCCAGTTTGACCGGAGTTTCTGCAACGTATGCTTTCGCATCGTTCTGTGTGAGTTTTGCGATGTAGAAATCTCTACAACCGCAAGTTCTACTTCTGACAATCTTCTGTTCTGTTTCGCTGACCTGTGTTACTGTTTCGCTCATGTCTATTCCTCCATTTCATAAAACTTTGAAAACCTTTGTGCTTTCATATAGATTCCGTCCTCCGGCTTTGAATCGTCTCCATTCCTGCCGTCAAATGAGAAATCATTTTCTTTCATGAGTGACTTGATTTCCCTCGCAAGTTCAACCTCGTCATTCTCTGAAAATATAGTGACCTGCACTGACAGCGTCACTCCCTCTGCATCGTCGTCCGAAAAATTCTCGTCGTTTTCTCCCAAATCCCACAATGTCACATGTCTGTCATGGATGTTTTTGTTATACCATCCTTGCATCACAATGATTCTCCTGTCTGATATTGGTTTCAATGCGTCGGATGCATCTTTGATGATGTCCGGACTGCTGCTCATGCTCTCACCTCATTTCAATGTGTTGTCTAAATATGATTGATATTCCTGTTCTGCGATTTTTTGCAGTTCCGCATCTGCCTCACGCCCTGTTGCATAGATAAATTCTTGAGGCGGGCGATAGATAGTTCCCCAGTTTATGAATTTCACATAAAAATGTTCGCTGTTGTCCGACTTTTCCCATCCAACATCCGCAGACGCTCCGGTGTCTTTCACCTTGACCGCTCCTAGTGGTATGCTGTCCGCTGCATGTGATGTCACGGATGACTTTGAACCAAATCCTCGACCGGACAATTTAATGTCCGCAGATTTCGGAATCTTGCCGGACATGATGTTTTTCACGACTGGTTCGCTTTGCTTTACAATCTTTTGATTGACCTCTTTTATGTCCTCGTCGCTTGCTGCGTCCTCAAATGCTTTCATGAGTTCTTTCAAGCCTTGAAATTCCATCTCAATTTTCACTGCATCACCTCCGGTGTCAGATTATGACACTACGCTCCCGCTCTGCATTTCAACTGATATTTCCTGTCGTCTGTGAACATCGGACACGCATCATATATCTTGAACTCAACGCCTTTATACACTGCATAGAACTCTTTCAGATTCAATCTGATTTCCTCCATCTTGTCGCAGGCTCTTGTTTCAAACACAATCGTGTTCTCAAGACCTATCTGCAACGCATTGTATTTCTCGTTTGTTCCCAAACTCTTGACATCGCACCAACATGAGAAAAAATCCTGTTCCTCCTGCTGCCGTCTGCCATCAACAACGCTTGTTGTCTTGCGAATTATCTTGATTCTGCCTGTCATTCTGCTGCACCTCCGTATATTTCTTTCAATAGCATGGAGGAAACGGCAGCAGAGAGCGTTTTCGTGTCGCTCCGGTACTTGTCACGGTTGTCGTACAGTTCTTTCACGGACATAAATGCAAGCAGTTTTTGACGGCTTGTGAGGTTGTTCCGGTCGAAATTCGGAATCAGTTCCGTCATTTCATCCAGTGTCGTGTCAAACATCAATTCAAGGATTTCGATGTCGTCATCATAGTCGATGTGACAATATGTCTTGCATGTAGCAATCAGACCGCCTCTGTACTTCTCTTTTTCTTCATCCGTCATGTTCTCACCTGCTTTCAATAGCAGGACGGATTCACCGCCCTGCTGCCATATTACCCGTTGATAACTTCTGTAATCTGACCCTTGATGACTGCTCCCTTGTCAACAGGCTGCACATCGAAACGGTCACGCACCTTGATTCCGGTCATGTCCTTATCCCATAAACCCGCACCTTTGTCATTGAGGTCGATTGTGAGGACATTTCTGTCAAAGAGTGTGACTGCCTCTTTTAAGTCACCGCAGAAAATAGGATGCTTGTACCCGTCGATTGTGTGACCATCGGTGTTCATAATCTTCTCGGATGCAAGAGTTTTCTTTGATAATTTGATGATAGGATATTCACCGAAAAGCATCTTTCCCTTTGTCTGCTGTGTCGGGTCTTTCTGTAAAATATAGTTGCCGTCTTTATCCTTTAACTTGTCAAGGTAGTTGAAACCGCTCTGATTTGTGATAACAACTGCATTGTCAGCGATTGCAGGGTCTAACTGCTCATTGAAAATGTCCTTGAGGCTGTCAAGGTTCTCGACTGTGACCTCTTTCCCTTTTGTCATCTCGTTGAGTACCTTGAGAATCATTGCGTTACGGGTTGCCTTTGTTTTCTTGGCAATCCATTTGTTGATGTATGCCATGATGTTGGATGCTGTGTCCTCAAGTAACTCTGCTGTCATCTTGAGGATTCCACCCTTTTTCTTTACCTTGTACTCAATCGGTAAAAATTCCGGTTCGTCCATCTCCGGAAAATCCGCAGCCTCGTCAACATTGTCAAATGGTGTTGATTCTGCATCAACCTCAATGTTTCGTGTTCCTGTCTTAGTTGTTACGCCCTCGACATTGACATACTGTTCAAGGTTGTCGGATGAACGACGCAACTCGATGATGTCTGTTCTGATGTCCTCCGGAATTGTCACGCCGATTCCGACCTCTCCCTCACTTCCTGCGGTTGTGTCGGATGTGAGTGCATCCTTGTACACCTTGATGTCTGCCTCGTCTGCCTCTTTGTGCAGGAATCCGGCTTTGACAATGTTGACAAATGATTTCACGATGTTCTTTTTGTCCGGCTTGACATCCTCGCCGACCTGCTTTGCAGTTCCATCCTTGACCTTGTTCTCGATGCCGTCCTGCTCGTCCTCGTCCAAATCATAGAGGAGGTCGAATCTGTTCTGTAATTCTACGAGTTCCTCCTTTGCTGCTCTTGCCTTGTCGAGTTTTCCATCGTTCACAAGGCTCTTGACTTCATTTTTCTTGTCGTTAATCTGCTTTAATAACTTCTGTAATTCCTTATTCATGACTTTCTGTCCTCCATTTCTTACATACCATAAAGGTATAAATCATCAAGAATCTGCTGCTTTTCTGCCTCGATTCTCTGTTTCTCTGCCTCTGCTGCTGCATTGTTCCGGTTTTCCAATTCCGCAATTACCGCATCGACAATGTCCTTTGTGTCGATTCCCTTGAGTGCCTCCGGAATATTGTTGTATTTCTCGAAAAAGTCAGATGCACACGCTGCAACTGCTGCCTTTTCCTCGATTTCAACATTGAAATACTGCTGCATCTTCTTACTGTCGAACCATGTCTCATTGCTCATGAGAGATTGAATTTTGTCTCTTGTGACACCCTCCTGCACATGCTCCATGTAGACATCAAGAATTGAATCCTCGCAGAGATTCAACTGTTTTATGACTGCCTTGAAATCATCTGCGTTTCCGTATGCCATGCACAACGGTTTGTGAATCATTGCTTGAGCACCTGTTGCAAAATGCAGTTCGTCACATGCAAACATGATGACTGATGCAATGGATGCAGCCATTCCGTCAACATATCCGACTTTGTGTCCGTCATATCGCTTTAACTGGTTGTAGATTGCCAGTCCTGCAAATACATCTCCACCGCCGGAATTGAAATAGATGTCAATGTCCTCATATC comes from Coprococcus phoceensis and encodes:
- a CDS encoding phage head closure protein translates to MTGRIKIIRKTTSVVDGRRQQEEQDFFSCWCDVKSLGTNEKYNALQIGLENTIVFETRACDKMEEIRLNLKEFYAVYKGVEFKIYDACPMFTDDRKYQLKCRAGA
- a CDS encoding head-tail connector protein gives rise to the protein MTDEEKEKYRGGLIATCKTYCHIDYDDDIEILELMFDTTLDEMTELIPNFDRNNLTSRQKLLAFMSVKELYDNRDKYRSDTKTLSAAVSSMLLKEIYGGAAE
- the gpG gene encoding phage tail assembly chaperone G; the protein is MKRKIIVNNKEFTMPKMSIDTYTEYLELAEVIDAKQRYSKQDIEAMGLFICKAYGDQFTVEELKNPETGLDAAGLILEFQFIDMGIADDLTKRMEKIEKNFQSGK
- a CDS encoding HK97-gp10 family putative phage morphogenesis protein, which gives rise to MKIEMEFQGLKELMKAFEDAASDEDIKEVNQKIVKQSEPVVKNIMSGKIPKSADIKLSGRGFGSKSSVTSHAADSIPLGAVKVKDTGASADVGWEKSDNSEHFYVKFINWGTIYRPPQEFIYATGREADAELQKIAEQEYQSYLDNTLK
- a CDS encoding major tail protein, with protein sequence MSETVTQVSETEQKIVRSRTCGCRDFYIAKLTQNDAKAYVAETPVKLARAIKAKVDEKWSSEKIYSDDGTEEVINSYEGTEIELEVNALAPQDRQILFGQLYENGFLVKTADDKAPEVAVGWRERKLNRKYDFKWLYAGKFAEGISEEASTKEGKLSPKTKSVKGSFYERSLDNAYEISVDESNLVTEDTKAAEAIKNWFSKVQEKNGGLG
- a CDS encoding phage major capsid protein yields the protein MNKELQKLLKQINDKKNEVKSLVNDGKLDKARAAKEELVELQNRFDLLYDLDEDEQDGIENKVKDGTAKQVGEDVKPDKKNIVKSFVNIVKAGFLHKEADEADIKVYKDALTSDTTAGSEGEVGIGVTIPEDIRTDIIELRRSSDNLEQYVNVEGVTTKTGTRNIEVDAESTPFDNVDEAADFPEMDEPEFLPIEYKVKKKGGILKMTAELLEDTASNIMAYINKWIAKKTKATRNAMILKVLNEMTKGKEVTVENLDSLKDIFNEQLDPAIADNAVVITNQSGFNYLDKLKDKDGNYILQKDPTQQTKGKMLFGEYPIIKLSKKTLASEKIMNTDGHTIDGYKHPIFCGDLKEAVTLFDRNVLTIDLNDKGAGLWDKDMTGIKVRDRFDVQPVDKGAVIKGQITEVING
- a CDS encoding head maturation protease, ClpP-related yields the protein MPKKRRFDFTKKNKRSGKVENVGYLDLEQDEEQSRCSLYFYGDIVSATWESMWYEEDRCPQDIADFLNQLDGYEDIDIYFNSGGGDVFAGLAIYNQLKRYDGHKVGYVDGMAASIASVIMFACDELHFATGAQAMIHKPLCMAYGNADDFKAVIKQLNLCEDSILDVYMEHVQEGVTRDKIQSLMSNETWFDSKKMQQYFNVEIEEKAAVAACASDFFEKYNNIPEALKGIDTKDIVDAVIAELENRNNAAAEAEKQRIEAEKQQILDDLYLYGM